The Sphingomicrobium aestuariivivum DNA window ACGACAGGCCGCCGAGGATCGAGGAGGCGATGTAGAGCGCATAGCGGTCATCGTCCTGCAGGCCCGGCATGGCCCAGTTCTTGATGACCCGCGGGCGCGAGACATTGTCGTACATGACATGGCGACGGGGCGCATCGAAGGTGGGCACCTCGGCCATCGCGGGCGTCAGCTGGGGACCGCGCTCGATGGCGCCGAAATATTTCTCGACGAGCGGCCTGGCGGTCTCGACATCGACATCGCCGGCAAGGACGAGGACGGCATTGTTGGGGCCGTAATTGTCGATGAACCACTGCTGGACGTCGCCGAGGCTGGCGCTGTCGAGGTCGGCCATCGAGCCGATCGGCAGGTGGCCGTAGGGGTGATCCGGCCCGAACAGGCGTTCGAACACCTCGTACCAGACGAGGCCGCCCGGCTGGTTGTCGCGCTGGCGCTTCTCGTTCTGGACGACGCCGCGCTGGTTATCGAGCTTTTCCTGCGTCACCGCGCCGAGCAGGTAGCCCATGCGATCGCTTTCCATGAACAGGACGCGCTCGAGGGCGCCGGTCGGCACGTTCTGGAAATAGTTGGTGCGGTCGAAGCTGGTGGTGCCGTTCAGGTTGGTGGCACCGATTTCCTCGGTGTAGGTGAAATAGTCGCCCGGCAGGTTTTCCGAGCCGTTGAACATGAGATGTTCGAACAGGTGGGCGAAACCGGTCTTGCCCTCGGGCTCGTCCTTCGAGCCGACATTGTACCAGACGCTGGCCGCGACGATCGGCGCCTTGCGGTCCTCATGGACGATGACGGTGAGGCCGTTGTCGAGCTGGAAGGTCTCGTGCGGGATGCTGACCTGGCTCGCGAGCTCGGCGACGGGGTCGGCTTGCGCCGCGGTCGCGGCGGGCGTGGCCACCGCCATCGTGTCGGTGGTCGAGCAGGCAGCAAGCAGCGATCCGCTGGCGAGCAGCAGCGCGGTCATGGGCAGACGGGACATGAACTTCTCCGGGAGATTGACGTCGTTACGCCCGCGTTCATGCACCCCGTTTCCGGCAACCGCAATACGGCACTCTGCAGACGGCGGTGAACGCCCTCCTAACGACCCGGACGCAAATCCTCGTTGGGAATGATCCGGTAGCGCGCCTCGATGAGGCTGAAGATGCCGAACAGGATGAGGCCGATGCACAGGAGCGTGAAGACCGTGCCCATGTCCTTGAGGCTGGCGAGCGCGCCGGGCAGGCCCTTGGCCGCATCGGCATTGCCGGTTGCCTGGATGACGGCCCAGCCCGAGACGATGAAGACGATCCCGCGGGCCAGATGGCCGGCCAGCCCGAGCCAGCCGACAAAGGGCGGGGTGCCCGCCGCGAGGCCGCGCAGGAAGTCGCGCGTGACGCCCTTCTTGATCTGGTAGACGCCGGCGATGAGGATGCCCGCGCCGGTGGCGAGCAGCAGCCAGTCGGGCGCCATGGCGGCGGCTTCCTCGGTGCCGTCGCCCGAGCCGCCCGACCCGAAGACGGTCTTGGCGGCGAGGAAGGCGAGGATCCAGTAGCCGACCCCGCCGACGATATAGAAGAAGCGCTTGGCCTTGCCCTTGGCATCGTCGTCAAAGCCCTCGAGGTTCTTCACCGCATCGAAGATCTTCCACAGCCCGTATCCGAAGGCCCCGATCATGATGATCCACAGGAGGACGGTCCCCGCGGGCAGTTCCTCGACCTGCTTGAACAGCTCGGACGAGCTGTCGGGCGCGCTGGCGGATAGCGCAACATAGCCGAGGAGGATGTAGATGAGGCCGCGCGCGACATAGCCGACGCGGGTCCAGTTCTCTAGGCTGGAAGCGGTGGATTCGAGACTCGACGTGGTGACCATGCGCATGAAACTCCCTGTTATCCACGAGGAGACGAGCGGCAGGCCGTGACGGTTCCGAAAGTGCTGACAGGCGCGCCAATCGCTGCTAGCTGGCGTGCCAATATGGCCGTGGAACATCCGCCGGCCCTTCAGCTTTCAGAAGAATCACATGGCCGATCTCGAAAAAATCCGTAATTTCAGCATCATCGCGCATATCGATCATGGCAAGTCGACGCTTGCCGACCGGCTCATCCAGGTCACGGGCGGGCTGACCGAACGCGAGATGAAGCAGCAGGTGCTCGACAATATGGAGATCGAGCAGGAGCGCGGGATCACCATCAAGTCGCAGACGGTGCGCCTCAACTGGCAGGCGGCCGACGGCGAGACCTATGAGCTCAACCTCATGGACACGCCCGGCCACGTCGACTTCGCCTATGAAGTCTCGCGCAGCCTTGCCGCCTGCGAAGGCGCGCTGCTGGTCGTCGACGCGGCGCAGGGCGTCGAGGCGCAGACGCTCGCCAACGTCTACCAGTCGATCGAGCACGATCACGAGATCGTACCCGTCATCAACAAGATCGACCTGCCCGCCGCCGACCCCGAGAAGGTCAAGCTCGAGATCGAGGAAGTCATCGGGCTCGACAGTTCGGACGCGGTCGAGGCGAGCGCCAAGTCGGGCATCGGCATCGAGGACATCCTGCAGGCGATCGTCGACAAGATCCCGCACCCGAGCGGCGACCGCGATGCGCCGCTCAAGGCCATGCTCGTCGATAGCTGGTACGACCCCTATCTCGGGGTCGTCATCCTCGTGCGCGTGGTCGAGGGCAGCCTGAAGCGCGGGCAGAAGATCAAGTTCATGCAGGCGGGCACCGAGCATCTCATCGACCGCGTCGGCTGCTTCACCCCCAAGAGGGTCGAACTCGAAAGCCTCGAGGCGGGCGAGATCGGCTTCATCACCGCGCAGATCAAGGAAGTCAGCCAGACCGCGGTCGGCGACACGATCACCACGGTGAAGAACCCGACCGACAAGCCGCTGCCGGGCTTCAAGGAAGTGCAGCCGGTGGTGTTCTGCGGGCTCTTCCCCGTCGATGCGGCGGACTTCGAGAAGCTGCGCGAGAGCCTCCACAAGCTGCGCCTCAACGATGCGAGCTTCAGCTTCGAGATGGAGACATCGGCGGCGCTCGGCTTCGGCTTCCGCTGCGGCTTTCTCGGTCTCCTCCACCTCGAGATCATCCAGGAGCGGTTGACCCGCGAATATGACCTCGACCTCATCACGACCGCGCCGAGCGTCGTCTATACGATGCACCTGTCGCACTCGAAGACCGAGGATGCGCAGACGATCGAGCTGCACAATCCGGCGGACTATCCTGATGTGAACCGGATCGAGAGCATCGAGGAGCCGTGGATCAAGGCGACCATCTACACCCCTGACGAATATCTGGGCGGGATCCTCAAGCTGTGCCAGGACCGGCGCGGGATCCAGAAGGACCTGACCTATGTCGGCGGGCGCGCGCAGGTGGTCTACGAACTGCCGCTCAACGAGGTGGTGTTCGATTTTTACGACCGGCTGAAGTCGATCTCACAGGGCTATGCGAGCTTCGATTACGAGCAGATCGGCAACCGCGAGGGCGACCTCGTGAAGATGAGCATCCTCGTCAACGAAGAAGCGGTCGATGCGCTCTCGATGATCGTCCACCGCTCGACCGCCGAGAGCCGCGGCCGCGGCATGTGCGAACGGTTGAAGGACCTCATCCCGAGGCACTTGTTCAAGATCCCCGTCCAGGCCGCGATCGGCGGCAAGGTCATCGCCCGCGAGACGATCAGCGCGATGCGCAAGGACGTGACGGCGAAGTGCTATGGCGGCGACGCCACGCGCAAACGCAAGCTCCTCGAGAAGCAGAAGAAGGGCAAGGCGAAGATGCGCGAATATGGCAACGTCTCGATCCCGCAGGAAGCCTTCATCGCCGCGCTCAAGATGGGGGATGAGGGCTAGGATCGCCGAGCAGAAGGCGGCGATTGCGCGAGCAATCGTGCCTTCTGTCGAGAGGCGATCCTGATCGGCCGGCGGGTCGGCATAGCCGAACCCGTTCGACGACGGCAGGCCGCCCTGCCGTCGATATCGTCCGACTACCCGCTTGCATTGTCGAGCAGGCGGAGCAATTCCGCAGTGTCAATCCCGTAGGCTTCGACCAGATCAGCTTGAGTAATCTTCAGGCCCAAAGCCTGCAATTTTGCCGACCTGGCGCCGAACAGGCGAAGCAGAAGTTCAAGGCGTTCGTGAGTGGCGGCATGGTGCAGTTTTCGATGGCAGGTCGGGCAGAGGGCAACAATGTTTGCTTGAGAATCCAGTGTTGGATCGTGCGAGGCTTGAGTCGATAGGGGTACGAGATGGTGAGCTTCTACGAAGGGCTCACCTGAGACCGCCGAGGTGAAGGTTGCGTGTCGCTCTCCGTCGACCTCCGCCTCGCATCGAAAACCAGCCTGTCGGATTGCCGCCAGTGCGATCTTCGGATCCCTTGGATACCTCTCACCGGAAAATTTCACGGGCTTTTTTGCGGCGGCATCCTCGATTGCCTGCTGAAAAGTTGCATCCTCGCTCTCGTCATCGAAGACATAGCGTTCCTTGTCGTTCACGACATCTGCGCGCTTCGCATTCCGTAGGGTTGCAAGGGAAGAGGGCGTGATCGTACCGACAAACGGGTTCGGCTCACCCTTTCTAGTGAAGATGTAGAACAGCTCATCCGCCTTTAGATCGATAATCGAATTCGTGCCATATAGACGCAATTCGCTCCCAGTCTGTTTGGGCAGCAAGATCCGCAAAGACTCCAAGGAGGGATTTCCTACGAGGTGAGGGTTCACAAGAAAATTTTTGTATTCGGATTTCCCATCTGGCGCGGCACCTCCCCTACGCGCAAAACTACCTTCGTGGTAACGCGTAAAAAGAACGCTTTTCTCAAACCTATCCAAAGTAACACTTCGGTCTCGCGTGGCCTCCCTCACAGTGATTTTCGAGATCGCACCGTTTTCCGCACCAAAAGCAGTCAACTGTTCTGTCGTCATTCGAGGCATGATCACCCTCCTTTGCATCCAATACGGATATACATAACCGGCAAACCGGACAATTCAACCGGCCGGTCGGGTAAATGCAGGGGAACTCGGGTCGATCCAGTATAAGCATATGAATTGACGATGAAAAAATATCAAAACTTATGTGGATCAGACGCCTCGAATGTCGAAATCTTCTGTTTTGCGTCGGATTGAGGCGATAAGTCGTTGTGCGAGGGTTAATCGGGGAAGTTGTTTCCGTCCCTTCAGCGCGCACTCCCACACTGTCAATACGCGCCAGTCTGCGGCGGTTAGGATAGCGATGTGTTTGGCATCTCGCTGCTTGTTGGCCTCCACCTTATCTGCCCAAAAGTCGGTATTCGATTTCGGAAGGCGATATAGGTGGCACGCTTCATGGCCATGCCAGAAGCATCCGTGGACAAAAATAGCCGCGTTCCACTTCGGGAGCACAATGTCCGGCCGAGTATCGAGAATTTTCTTGTTTAGCCGAAATCGAAACCCTGATCGATGCAATACGCTCCGGACAATCAACTCTGGCTTGGTATTCCGGTTTTTGATTCCGGACATCATTTCGCTACGTTTTTGTGGCGAGACGATATCAGCCAAGAGCTGTTTGATCAGTTATTGCTTGGGCTTTACCTAGCTGCGAGACCATAGCCTGTGCCAGGGCCCTGATGACAGGGACCGAAACCGAATTGCCGAACTGTCGATAGAGTTGTGTATCTGAACAGGCATCCAGCTCGAACCATTCGGGAAAACCTTGAATGCGCGCGCATTCCCTCGGGGTCAGTCGGCGGGGGTTGCGGCCAAGAGTGCTTTGATCGATCAGGATTTCGCGACCATCCTTATAATAGCGCGATGTAATCGTATTGCAGTACGGCGCGTCATGGCTGAACACCTTATGGCCAAAGCCATTACCTTTGGCCTCGTGTCTCGCCATCCGTCTCTGCAGCCCGTCCCAGAGACGATCACTGATCGTATAGCCCGTGACAGAATTGCTTCCTTGTGGCTCCAGAGCATGCGCTAAAAGGGAGACATCTTCCCGCCCCTCAAGACCATCAAAAAACGTATCGAAATCGACTTCACCGAACTGACTTCTGTCGAACCCGACAATATAAATTCTCTCGCGGTTCTGCGGTACGCCAAATTCCGTGGCTCCGATGACCTTAAAACCGACAGAATAATCAAGGCGCTTGGATAGCGATTTTCGCGCTTCGAGCGACATAGGGATTTCATCGGGCACTGCTACGTCGGAGTCCCCCCGCAGGATCGAAAGGATTGTTTCGAGCGTGCGGCCTTTGTCATGTCCACGAAGCTGTTTTACATTCTCGAGCAGGAACATGGCTGGACGGTGCTCGGCCAATA harbors:
- a CDS encoding DUF1206 domain-containing protein; protein product: MVTTSSLESTASSLENWTRVGYVARGLIYILLGYVALSASAPDSSSELFKQVEELPAGTVLLWIIMIGAFGYGLWKIFDAVKNLEGFDDDAKGKAKRFFYIVGGVGYWILAFLAAKTVFGSGGSGDGTEEAAAMAPDWLLLATGAGILIAGVYQIKKGVTRDFLRGLAAGTPPFVGWLGLAGHLARGIVFIVSGWAVIQATGNADAAKGLPGALASLKDMGTVFTLLCIGLILFGIFSLIEARYRIIPNEDLRPGR
- the lepA gene encoding translation elongation factor 4; translated protein: MADLEKIRNFSIIAHIDHGKSTLADRLIQVTGGLTEREMKQQVLDNMEIEQERGITIKSQTVRLNWQAADGETYELNLMDTPGHVDFAYEVSRSLAACEGALLVVDAAQGVEAQTLANVYQSIEHDHEIVPVINKIDLPAADPEKVKLEIEEVIGLDSSDAVEASAKSGIGIEDILQAIVDKIPHPSGDRDAPLKAMLVDSWYDPYLGVVILVRVVEGSLKRGQKIKFMQAGTEHLIDRVGCFTPKRVELESLEAGEIGFITAQIKEVSQTAVGDTITTVKNPTDKPLPGFKEVQPVVFCGLFPVDAADFEKLRESLHKLRLNDASFSFEMETSAALGFGFRCGFLGLLHLEIIQERLTREYDLDLITTAPSVVYTMHLSHSKTEDAQTIELHNPADYPDVNRIESIEEPWIKATIYTPDEYLGGILKLCQDRRGIQKDLTYVGGRAQVVYELPLNEVVFDFYDRLKSISQGYASFDYEQIGNREGDLVKMSILVNEEAVDALSMIVHRSTAESRGRGMCERLKDLIPRHLFKIPVQAAIGGKVIARETISAMRKDVTAKCYGGDATRKRKLLEKQKKGKAKMREYGNVSIPQEAFIAALKMGDEG
- a CDS encoding HNH endonuclease, which translates into the protein MPRMTTEQLTAFGAENGAISKITVREATRDRSVTLDRFEKSVLFTRYHEGSFARRGGAAPDGKSEYKNFLVNPHLVGNPSLESLRILLPKQTGSELRLYGTNSIIDLKADELFYIFTRKGEPNPFVGTITPSSLATLRNAKRADVVNDKERYVFDDESEDATFQQAIEDAAAKKPVKFSGERYPRDPKIALAAIRQAGFRCEAEVDGERHATFTSAVSGEPFVEAHHLVPLSTQASHDPTLDSQANIVALCPTCHRKLHHAATHERLELLLRLFGARSAKLQALGLKITQADLVEAYGIDTAELLRLLDNASG
- a CDS encoding very short patch repair endonuclease, with protein sequence MADIVSPQKRSEMMSGIKNRNTKPELIVRSVLHRSGFRFRLNKKILDTRPDIVLPKWNAAIFVHGCFWHGHEACHLYRLPKSNTDFWADKVEANKQRDAKHIAILTAADWRVLTVWECALKGRKQLPRLTLAQRLIASIRRKTEDFDIRGV
- the dcm gene encoding DNA (cytosine-5-)-methyltransferase — its product is MKLSEALAQPKPDFGKGRNFRFIDLFAGIGGMRIPFDELGGHCVFSSEWDKFAQRTYERNFGHLPEGDISQISAKKIGAHDLLLAGFPCQAFSNAGLKQGFMDTRGTMFFEIQRILAEHRPAMFLLENVKQLRGHDKGRTLETILSILRGDSDVAVPDEIPMSLEARKSLSKRLDYSVGFKVIGATEFGVPQNRERIYIVGFDRSQFGEVDFDTFFDGLEGREDVSLLAHALEPQGSNSVTGYTISDRLWDGLQRRMARHEAKGNGFGHKVFSHDAPYCNTITSRYYKDGREILIDQSTLGRNPRRLTPRECARIQGFPEWFELDACSDTQLYRQFGNSVSVPVIRALAQAMVSQLGKAQAITDQTALG